Proteins from a genomic interval of Anabrus simplex isolate iqAnaSimp1 chromosome 13, ASM4041472v1, whole genome shotgun sequence:
- the LOC136885099 gene encoding fez family zinc finger protein 1, which translates to MEEEVHIKCEQVWLRECEFVPEDETNEDHPMPDVWVKQEVLVKQEASDLGAEIKRKVTSYLEKDLTSSDPYKGVEGGVEEGKEEMRKLQDVKSVVLLNDAVQEQELSTSRAQVPLETTKIKSCLGQNVLFDNNYAISKNPSKVKNHLFNCQICDKAFATAGRLQHHVIVHSDNNFQCDICLKEYVYKVSLNRHMRLAHQGKPEKIRCFCCTRKFTTYDGFRKHLLVHTGERNFKCSVCKNSFANFYTLSTHLLEHMKDT; encoded by the exons ATGGAAGAGGAAGTGCATATAAAATGTGAACAAGTCTGGCTTCGTGAATGTGAGTTTGTACCG GAAGATGAAACAAATGAAGATCATCCCATGCCTGATGTGTGGGTGAAACAGGAAGTGTTGGTGAAACAAGAGGCCAGTGATTTAGGAGCAGAGATCAAAAGGAAAGTGACATCATACCTGGAGAAAGATCTTACTTCTTCAGATCCGTATAAG GGAGTTGAAGGTGGAGTTGAAGAGGGAaaggaagaaatgagaaaattGCAGGATGTGAAGTCTGTTGTTCTCCTTAATGATGCTGTTCA GGAGCAAGAGCTGTCGACCTCTCGTGCACAGGTACCTCTAGAGACTACAAAAATAAAATCTTGCCTCGGACAGAATGTGTTATTCGACAACAACTATGCCATTAGCAAGAATCCCTCTAAAGTTAAAAATCACCTATTTAATTGTCAAATCTGTGATAAGGCATTTGCCACAGCAGGCAGACTTCAGCATCACGTTATTGTGCATAGTGATAACAACTTCCAATGTGATATTTGCTTGAAGGAGTACGTCTACAAAGTAAGTCTTAATAGACACATGAGACTTGCACATCAAGGCAAGCCTGAGAAGATTCGCTGCTTTTGTTGTACAAGAAAGTTTACAACCTATGATGGATTTCGGAAACATCTGCTTGTTCATACTGGGGAACGTAATTTTAAATGTTCCGTTTGTAAGAATTCTTTTGCCAATTTCTATACTCTCTCCACGCACTTGTTGGAACATATGAAAGATACATGA